The sequence TTTGCCTGACAAAACGACATGGCATAATAAATCAGATACATACACCCTTCAGCACACATGATGAAAGAAAGAAAGACGTCGCGTCCCTAATGTGCCCATGGGCCATGGGCCATGATGAAACGCGCAATTAACGTCAACAGCAAGATGGTTTACTGAAAACTAGAGATAAAGATATGGCTTGCCCGGAATGGTAGTTTGCAAGTTTTTACTTAGCTCACCTGTGATATAGCGAAATTGCGAATATCTGTCGGACTAAAATATTTTCCACTGCACTCCACTGCAGCTGTTTGTGATGTCAACATGTAGTCGCTGTAAACAACAGCAAGGAATGCTGCATTTATGCCATGCTGCAGAGAATTCCACCCACTTATCCACACCAGCCCTCCTGCATTGAGAATATGATGATACAGTGAAACTATGCACAACAGCACAAGTGTAACACATATTACAATAAACATATTATGACATTCTCTATGCCGATAGCGAACATGAAGTGCACTCATAGTGCATAATGCATAAAACATCCCTACATGGACTCATAAAACCAAATCAAACCAACAGAAATTTCAACATACCGCTAGTCCTACTACCAGTGGCTGACGGAGAATCTGGTAGAAGCCCGCAAATGACAGCCTCAGCAGTGTCTCTGTACATTTTGAGTCCACTGTTTTCAGCATTAGATATCTCTTTGGATCCAAAGAAATTTACTCTTGACAAAAGGATCTGCACAGAATAGACAAGAGCACTTAAGGTACTTACTTATCCTTGTAAGAAAGAGCGAATTCTAAAGAAACCATGCTGAGGTAATAATTCACATGGTTTAGTTCATGCAAACCTGTGTCCCTGGGAGCTTGTCATCCCAGCTGAACCATGTTGGCCTTCCCCAATCAGCATAATCTTTCCCGTTCTGCACAGTCACATAACTGAGATATGTCTGATCTCCTGTAGCATGATAGAGCCAACTCGCTGCCCAGAGGAGCTCATCAACATAGCCAGTAGAATTATAGTACTTCTGAAGCTTTGGATAGGTGTCGCTGGCGATGCCTTTATAAGTATCAGCAAAAGTAAATAACTTCTGGGCATGTTGAAGAAGTGAATCAGAATATGTAGTGTCACTGGATTTGAAAACCATTGATGCTGCGGCCATGGCTGCAGCTGCCTCAGCGGCGATATCTGACCCAGGGTTCTTTGGGTTAATCTGTGTGAGCGGCCTTTTCTCAGTCATCGTTTCTGGCCTTTGCCAGCAGTCGTGATCTAGATCAGGATCACCAACCTACAAGGCAACAACTTTTCAAATGCTGGTTCCAGTGGTTAAACGAAAAGACAGTCGTGCATCCATTGCTGTTCTAAAGTTACACGAATTTATCAATGCCTGAAGCTGAAACTGGCTACCCAAATGATGGTTCCTTGTTAGATGGACAAACAGGAATGAAGTGATTCAGTTGCCTAATTTATTAATGAGATCTGATTTCACTGAATTGTCGCTTAAGCTGAATGATTTACCTTAGCCTACAGCCTGTAGTATACAAAGCATTATACTTCACGGAAGAGATTGTTTGATATTGTATTCTATGCTTCAGTATGACATGCAGTTTACACCCTGTCCAGTATTTCTGACTAAACTCAGTTGACTGAAACACTTGAGATCCCCTAATCAAGGGCCTCTTAACTTTATATGGTTTTAAGGTTAACTGGATAAAGTACAACTCAAATTTAGCTTTAAAAACATATGTCTACCACATAATGAAGGAATGCAGCTATAAAGACAAAAAGAAAAACGCAAGGACGGGAAGGAAAGGAACATTTGGTTTGCCAAGGATCACAACAAATGTGTCATTTTGAACGTATGAAGCAGACAACTAAAGTGGCTCCTAAACATTAGGTGTCCTGAACATGACATCTCACCTGGACTCTTGTTTTCCTACCTACCGAACTCTCACCTCTACTGAACTGCCATCAGATAGATCCAATGAAAATATCCCCACAATTAAATCCCATTAACCAAACAGTCGTCCTAATTCCCAAAATTTTGCCTCAAACCATTTACCTACAGGCAAACAAGTACAGAACATTTCTAACCTGAATGTAGAACACGTTGTCGGTAGGATGTGCCGCGATGAGGAAATCGGTGACCCACCGGAGCGCGTCAAGCGCGGGGTCTAGCTGCTTAGCGGCGGTCATCTGATCCCCGTACTCGAGCACGGACCACGCGAGCACGGTCGCCGTGAACGCCATGGGGAAGGTGAACTTCATATGATCCCCGGCGTCGTACAGCCCCTTGGAGAGATCCAGCTTGGCTTCTTTCCCATCGTTGAGCGCAGAGTCCCCCCGCCACGGGATCTGGTTGTCAACCAACTTCCCCGCTGCAGAACAGAACAGGGATTAACAAGATTTTCTGGGATGGATCAGAGGTACTGAAGCAGCAACGATTGGTGATTTTGCTCAGCCGACATCTCCGGCATAGCATCAGAGCATGGGATTGCCAGAGTAGCAATTTCCAGCAGCTAAAGGAGCAGCACTGATATCAGAAGCAACTGATTTCACAGCTGGATGAGAAAATTTGAGTGGAATCTGCGAGGCAGCCCGCATTACCAGCAACATCAACTGATAAGAAAAGCATACAGCTTTTCACAGTAAGTGGAGAGGCcacccaaattagcaaagaaaaTCTAGACCGGCACCAATTTCGGAGGCAACAGCCAGCACGCAATTCCTCAGCTTATAGTCCACCAAAGCACACCAGAGGCAAGCGGAGCCCGACGCACCGACCAAAAACATGGATGCCTGGAGCAATGCCTCGGCACGGGATCACGGCGGCGGCAATGCAGGGACGGCGCAGCGGAACTCACCCTTCTGGACCTGGAAGAACTGGAGCGCGACCCCGAGCGCGTCGCCGTACTTGGAGTCGATGTCCCCGGGCGGGCCCGGGACGGGGAGCGGCTTGGGCGGGCGGCTCCGGCCCCCTCCGCCTCCCCCGGGCTTGCGCTTCATGATGGCCACCACGGCCGCCGTGGCGACGAGCGCCAGCACCAGCGCCACGATCAGCCAGCCGCAGCACCccttggtcctcgaccccatctcgccctccctcccttcctcctatCGCATTCGCCGCCCGCTCAAACCTCCTCCGGCTGCTCGCGCGCGTCGAGAGAAAGGGCCGCTGCTCTCGGCGTGGCGTACGTCCGCGCgggaggagaggggagggagcTAGCCCGTTTGCCGGTGCTGGAGCTGCGGTTAACTAGGCTCGCTCGCCGCGCGGCGGATGGGGGCGGGGCGGGTTGGTGGGGTGAGGTGAGGTGGGGTGGGGTGGCAGGGACCGGGAGGTGGGGGGTGGGGCGCCCGGTCGCTGGCGGCGGGGCCGGGAGGGTTTGGTTGGGTGTGTGGGCCGCTGCTGGCAGTGGGGGCGCCGGAGGGTGGTGATGGACGGCACGGGGGACGCGTCGGGTGGTGGTGAGGGGTCGAGCACCGACAGGGGACCTCACTCGTCCGGTAACGACTGGTGACGAGTCCGGCGTGTGGCGTGTCTGTACACCAGCCCAGCACAGTACATGACACGCTAAGAAATGGGAAAACGAAAGTGcgcattagagcaactccaacgcgcgtCCACCGTCGGTTTGGGTCGGCCGACCGCTCGGCGTCATGTCCGTTTGAGATTTGAATCGACGGTGCGTCCAACGCGCTCATGTCCGCAcgtaaattttgaaaaaaaagccCGCAGCCATAGTTCATGCAAGCGGACATGTCGTCGCCCGAAAGTCCAGCCGGCATACAATGTCTGCTTCAGAAAAATACCACACAGTTCGGTTGGCGCACTTGCCAGCGGCCGGCACATATGTCAGCACACAACAAAGGGCGGGAGTTCGACAACACCGTCACGGCCTGTATTCATGCCAGCACACTTGCCATCATACAAAAAGGATGACGCTCGCCATCACAGGTCACTTGTCGTCGAACTTGAGCAAGTCGGcatgcatcttctcgaaccacaaCCTCTTCCTTGGCGACATGGTCTTGAGATCCATCTTCaggatctccaccccggtcatcatgctcgcaaaagccacttctttcgccttaaTCTTGGCGTTGGCGGCATCggtctctagcatcttggcttgcttctccgccttcGTCTCTAGCATCTTGGCATTCCGTCGAACAAGTTGCGTCTGCACCGCAGCACGTCGGCTGGCATGTGTCGCGCACGTTTCCTCACGCCTCCGAATGACGAGCCACCGGCCACCAGTGTGGCGCTGAGGTCGataggcgcgggcgcgggcgcgggcgtggaaggcaCCACCACGCTCACCTCGGGCGAGCACTCCCCagagaggcgggaggcctgcgggtagacgtggaagccaGGTATCCGCTGCGTCGCCGACGCGCGGGGCGAGTCaagcagcaccatccgaggaaacgcgGATGAGCCAGTGCTGGCCGCGGCGACGGTGTCGTTGACGAGGCAGTGCTGGCTAGGGTTTGAGCCTAGCATATATAGCGCCTCCCTCGTTGTCGCCGCGACGCGGGCAttggtgacctcctgctgcgcggcggcgacAACGGCGCCGCCGCGATGGCTTCGTCCCTCGCGTACGCCGCTTGCCTCCGTCCCTTTCTCTTCgccgactcccttgcccgttgTTCGGGCGTCAACGTCTTCTTCGGCTTGGGCGCGTCGGCGGTCTTGCGGGGGGCGCGAGGCTTGCCTTTGCCGGAGGGGGCGGTCGTcatgccggacgaggcgagggaggcgaggccggcggcggcgtcgagatCGTCGTCCATGGCGGGCGGCGGGAGCGCATGCGGGCAGGAGGGTTTTGGGGGGAAATGGTGGAGGCTGCCACCGACCAACGGACCAGGGGAGGAGAAGAcgagcgcgcgcgcgtccgtctggTGTCTGCGCCGaagcaaatccggctcaaaaatgggttGAAAATGGGTAGGCAGGCGGACGAAAACCGGATCGCGTCCGTTTGGTCAGCGCATTGGGCCGACTTTTCAGtctgcgccgacccaaacggacgcccgcagacaaaatgggtcgccccgttggagttgctctaaagtgTAAATACGAAAAATAGCATATCTTTCTAAAACAAATTAGTAGTGTTATGTTTTTGTGTGTCATgttcttagagcaactccaatgcgcTGAACTATTTCATctgcgcgcgtccgtttgggtagGCGCTGACAAAAAAGTCGGCCCtacgcgccgacccaaacagacatgcgtccgcttttcgtccgcctgccgaccTATTCCCAGCCCAAATTTGGATCTCATTTGTGTCGGCGCGGACACGCGGCTCGCGCACATACTCCTCCCCATGGCCTGCCAGTCGGCGATACAACCCACCCTTTTTTATCCCTTCCCCTGCATACCCTCTGCCCGTGCACAAATCCTTACCCCTCCCCCCACCACCGCCCATCTTACCCGGCCACCTTGCTCGCCAGCCCCCTCCCTTCTCCTCCCATTACATCCACCGGTTTTGTGCCTCCCTACGGCCGGTGCAGGGCGCGGAGCCCTAGATCTGCTATGGCGGGATTTGGCGCATCTTGCTTGCCGGATTTGCCGATTCCAGCCGCCGGCGAGTGCGTCTTGCCATGGATTGGCCGTGTACCAGACCACACAACCTCGGCAGTTCCTCTACGCCGCATGCAGGTGTTGAggcctcctctagccgctcggatctacccCCGTCGTCGGTTCGCCTCCAAAGCCACGACCGACATTCGCCCTAGTTCGGTGCTGGCCCAGAGGCTTGCCGGGTCAACGTTGCCGctcataaaagtgtgatgattgcCCGCGGCAGGTCGTGCGCCGAGTCTCTTCGACGCCGGAACATCCCcaatgggtgttcatcaagtgcaaaAATGATGGGGCACGTGCTTATGTTGGTTCGATTTTGTTCTCGGTTTCGCATAGTTTAGGTAGCTTTATATTTGCTTAAATTTGTGTGGAGGAGAAATGCAAGTTTTGATTTTGGGAGGAAGAGTACATCAATCTTTTGATGGAAAGGAATTTGCTAGATGTCCGTGAACTTGTAGCTAGAACTGAAGCTAGAATCGAAGAAGAAAGAAGTTGTGAAGCTCAAGAATCCCCAGATCAACAATGaaaatatagagaagatattagtccaactAGTAGAAGTAGTTATGAAAGTTGAACATCTTTTAAAATGTCTaattgtggtttttgttttctttggtcttgctccCGTAGCAAAGAATTGGTATAATGCATATATCAAAAATGTGTTTGATGAAATAAAAAAATGTTGAATGGCAATCAAACATACGTGTACTGGATATAAACAGGAGGCATGCATGCCGTGAGGACGAGAAATGCGTTGGCGCGTTGGGCGCACCGCCGATACAAACGCAAAAGGGGCGGACATGCCAACCCAAACAGACAAAAGGTAGACAAAAtcaccgtccgtttgggtcggcgtatTGGAGTTGCTTTTTTgtaattactccctctgtaacttaatataagacgtATCATCGCCGAAAGGCCTGAAATAAATATTAAAAATAAGAGCATCAATATCATTTTAACTCGGTGAGATGAAGATACCACTATCCTCCTATAACCATCCAATCAGGTTGGTTCGCGTGAAGGGAGGCCTTTTGATGGAGTTGGGTGCTCTACTGATTGTATTGAATCAACAAGATATAATATAAAGGATGTATTCTATtcactcaaaatgaagcatcaagtgaaTGCAAAACATCATACCCGCCCTTTCATATAGTTAGGATGCGCACAGCCAACATAAACGCAGAGACATAAAAACACGCCAACAAATAGCAAAGCcatacaagaccaaagctatgTTAAGCGATGAAAAAAGGACTCAAGCAATCAAAACAATGACCAACAAACTACATCgacgaccatatccgcaccaaccgtTTCTTGAAACCACAAGGGCAGATGAAGTTTTTCAACAataacgccttcaagaagggaacgccgCTCAAGCACCGCCGTCACTAGACAGATTCTAGGTTTGGATTTGGTGGCGCTTCTTGAGTAATCATGTGGCGATTTCGTGGGACTACTATCTTTGCTCTACACTCTGCTCAATAATAATTAATAAAAGATGAATGTGTACATCGTAACGATTAGAGGCCGAGGTTCTAACCCCCTTTTTGAAATTCTTTTGATGAAAACGGAAACCATAGTAGTCCCACGTTTAATAGCCAACTCCCAATGACGAGTGTGATGTGTAATCTGCATTCACCAGAAAATAGTTGCAGAGCAGGCGATGCCCAAAATAACAGTGTAAACTTTTTCTGAAAAAGAAGTATGTGTACATACACTGACAAAGAGACATTCCTTCATGATGTATTTTGTACCGTATTTGATTTCCAGCCGTCTCATCCATATACCACCCCTCCTACACGTTCCCGAATACTACTACATGCGGCTGGACCGTGGCGCCATCATGCTCGGCCTGCGTTAGCTGCAACATCCATCACGAGGTACATGATTGCTATCTCATGGCGCGCGTGAGCGTAATCGCGGTTACGGGGCTGGGCAGGCTGTAACACTCGTTGCTTCCGATCCAATCCAGCATTAGGTGGCGATGGAGTGCCATGATGGTGCTTGTCTGGCTGAGGAGGCACAGGAAACCAGTGAAATTATCTGCGCCGATAACGTTTAACGAACGGGAGAACATGTGACCCAGAGACGATCCCCGGTGAGCCCGGACGCAGGTCTCCGGGTGTGCTGCCACTTGGGGTATCTCGTGGCGACTTACACCCAAATTAAAAAATGATGGCGCGTGCAGCGTCAGATAGTTTGCTTAAAGCAGGCGGCAGTACTAGCACTAAATATTATTTTTCCACGCGAGTAGAGAGCATCGATCTGATCCATCACCCCGTTCAAAAAAAAATCTGATCCATCATCCTAATAAACTAAGCCTAAGCTGGTCTTCCAAGCCAATAGTAAACTGAGGCCGATCGACGACGGGTTGAACAACCAAGGGTCGATCTTGCCGTTGTGTATGTGCAGACGCCTACCATATGGCGTGTTTTAGCACAGAAAAGTTTAGCATCTGGAGATGGTGGTGCAGCCTGCAGACCCGGGAATTCTCTTCATCTCCTTGCCACCCTCTCTGAAAGCTACCATTAGCGATCCCGGATACGTGCAAGCAACCACCATTAGTCCATTACCATACCTGCTGCCGCGCAGTGCAGGCCGCACCGAACCCATGCATTACTGGCTGTGGTACGAGCAGGGTTGGACGGAAAGAGGCTGCTGCTGGGTTTCTTCTTCTCCTCACCCTTGGTGATGCGATACGATGCCCTTACTGGTGAGGTGTGTGAGTGTGAGCAATGATGTCTCACCTCACCTCGTCCTCGTGGTTGTTGGCCTGGACGACGCCCTAGCTAGGTGGCTTGGCTTCACCAAGGATCATTATCTTTTTCCGTACAAACAGAATGCTGCGTACCACCGTTGATGAGGGAACCAACCCAAGAATAATCCGCGCGCGTACGCATTCCGTGCGCGACAATGGTGTCAAGGGAGCCAACTGTATGGACCAAGGGGGGTTTATGACTCATCCGTAAAAAAAACACTTATGCACCAGTGTTCAACAGCTCATAATTTCTTACCTGGATTTTTTTTTTGCACTCTCTGTGTGTCACTTGAGCATCGGTGCAGCACAACTGCTCATAGTTACCTGTCCCTGGCATCTTCTTGCACGGCTGCACCTGCACCTCTGGATGGTTCACGTCCCAATCTAGAGAAATATTCTCTGTGTGGTAATCAGCAAAAGCAAATTCCGCAGACCAACAAACGTGTGTTAGAATAACTTGTACGTATATATGGTGTAAGTCTAAACCGTATATACATCATAGGGATATAGATGGTGTGCGTTGTATCTTGGTTAGTTAGGTTGTTGTGATCGATCCTTATCCCTGTATAGATGACTTGAGGATCAATCCACGACCTAACTACCGAATCTTGTAACCCTAGTCTATGGCTATATAAACACGCAATGCGTTCTTGCTAGGCATATGCTTAACCGCATCTTTATATGGTATTCAGAGCCTACCTCCTCTAAAAGCACATCCTCGCAAGCATGTCTTCCTCGAGCTCTGTCGCCGCCACCGCAACCACGCTCATCTCGATCGCCGATAGGCTCCATCGCTCCAACTTCCTTGCATGGCGTGCGCAGGCTCTTGCGGCCATTCGCGGCGCGCAACTCATCTCCTACCTCGACCCATATCGACAGGAGCCAGCACCCAAGCTTGCCGATAAGGACGGCAAGCCCACTGATGCACCGAACCCAGCATATGAGATCGCCAAGGCCCAGGACTCCCAGGTTTTAAGTTTTCTCTTCAGTTCCATCTCACCTCATGTGATGGTTCAGGTCGCGCATTGTAcctcggcagcagcagcagcatggacTGCGATCAGGGAGATGTTCATCTCCCAAACTCAAGCACAGGTCGTGAACACAAGGCTTGCCTTGTCCATGACCAAGAAGGGCAACTCCACCTTACAGAATATATCGGGCGCATGAAAGCGCTCGGTGATGAGATGGCCTCAGCCGGGAAACCTCTCGGCGACGACGACGACATGGTCTCCTACATCCTCGCCGGGCTTGACTACGACTACATGTCATTTGTCTCCTCGATCTGTGCCAGAGCTGATCCCATCAAGGTcagcgagtgagggagtcctggattagggggtatccggacagccggactatatactttgtctggactgttggagcgtgaagatacaagactcaagactccgtcccgtgtccggatgggactctcctttgcgtggaaggaaagcttggtgatccggatattacatttccttctttgtaaccgactccatgtaaaccctagccctctctggtgtctatataaaccggagagtttggtccttagagggacgatcacaatcataatcatcataggctagcttctagggtttagcctctacgatctcatggtagatcaactcttgtactactcgtatcatcaatatcaatcaagcaggaagtagggttttacctccatcgagagggcctgaacctgggtaaacattgcgttccttgcctcttgttaccattagcctaagacgcacagatcgggaccccctacccgagatccgccgattttgacaccgacattggtgctttcattgagagttcctctgtgtcgtcgctacaaggctcgatggctccttcagtcGTCAACAACAcgttccagggtgagacttttctccccagacagatcttcgtgttcggcggcttcgcactgcgtgccaattcgcttggccaactggagcagatcgacagctacgcccctggccaccaggtcaggttcggaagcctgaactacatggctgatatccgtggagacttgatcttcaacggattcggacctgtgccaggagcgccggatagtcacgatgagcacggcttagacctgctgtcggacaatgctcgggatatcacccctacaggagccccggacctaaatccggagcagatcgcaccgcccgaggatgggtggatggaccccgccccgcgggccgcacactcatcggcggtagagccgaacatagGCCTTACCCCcaaagaagcctgtgacaccggacccccggactcatatccggctgtaggttccagccCGCGCACTCCTgagcccgccgaacctggttgggctccgacaatggagttcaccgccatggatatcttccagcactcgccctttggcgacgtgctgaactcgttaaagtctctctctttgtcaggagactcttggccgaactatgtccggctcgagtgggaagcaggcgacgaaggaattcgttgcccacccaccacccacttcattgccacggtcgatgacttaaccgacgtgcttgacttcgactccgaagacatcgacggtatggacgacgatgcaggagaagaacaggaaccatcgttcacggggcggtggacagccacctcctcatatgatatatatatggtggacaatcCGAAgaaaaccaatggcgacgaggcaatggaggataacccctcagggaggaaAGCTAAGCATGGACGTCGTCAAtgccgctccaagcctcgccacaacaatactggcacaggagacgaaaacaatccggatggtgcccaagatgaatacaaccctgatcagcctgcctttaagcaggccggagtagccacagtgggatacttggagaggaacAACTATATGCCCTCTTCCGaggacgaggtaagcctcggcgatgcCGAATTAGGCGTGCCTGAAGACCCCGTGGAACAAGtccgcttcaagcgacggctcatggccactgcgaggagcctgtgAAGGAAGCAACAACAACTCAAATCCGACCAAGATTTGCTCgtggacagatggaccaaggtcctggccacaGAAGAATACGGACTTGACTGCCCCGACAAAGGGCACACATGGCATAATttgctacctcaacctaagaaAGAGAACCCAAGGCACATACCCCGATGTCAACATACCACCACGGTCCAAGACAATACGAAGGATACACGAGGAGGCAccctcaagcctcggcgcaatcatcataaacgtcaagtcagggaagttggtgccGAATTCAGCGGTCCCCAGTCTGGTTAGCAGAAAAAGAAAAGCTCAGGCCCATCCGGCCCAGGCggc comes from Triticum aestivum cultivar Chinese Spring chromosome 5B, IWGSC CS RefSeq v2.1, whole genome shotgun sequence and encodes:
- the LOC123112837 gene encoding endoglucanase 24, which gives rise to MGSRTKGCCGWLIVALVLALVATAAVVAIMKRKPGGGGGGRSRPPKPLPVPGPPGDIDSKYGDALGVALQFFQVQKAGKLVDNQIPWRGDSALNDGKEAKLDLSKGLYDAGDHMKFTFPMAFTATVLAWSVLEYGDQMTAAKQLDPALDALRWVTDFLIAAHPTDNVFYIQVGDPDLDHDCWQRPETMTEKRPLTQINPKNPGSDIAAEAAAAMAAASMVFKSSDTTYSDSLLQHAQKLFTFADTYKGIASDTYPKLQKYYNSTGYVDELLWAASWLYHATGDQTYLSYVTVQNGKDYADWGRPTWFSWDDKLPGTQILLSRVNFFGSKEISNAENSGLKMYRDTAEAVICGLLPDSPSATGSRTSGGLVWISGWNSLQHGINAAFLAVVYSDYMLTSQTAAVECSGKYFSPTDIRNFAISQANYVLGDNPMKLSYLVGYGSSYPQQVHHRGASIPADAKTGCKGFEYLHSSSPNPNVATGAVVGGPFQNDSFVDLRDNAVQTESSTYNSGTFVGLLAGLVTTSSIAKTFT